Sequence from the Herpetosiphonaceae bacterium genome:
GCAAGTAGTTGTTTTCCTCGCTGACGAGATAGGTTTCGCCGCTCTCGCCCAATCCGGTGCGCGTCAGCATAATCTGGCCGAGCGCCTGAAGGTTAACCTGCCCCGCCAGCACGCCGATCGTCTGCCCCTGTTGATCGCGGAGCGGATGGGTGATGATCATGCTCAGGGTATCACTGCCCACCGCGTAGTATGGCGGCTGCACATACGCTTCCTCCAAGCTGCTCGCAAAATAGGGCTGATTCATCACCACTTTGCCAATATCGGTCGTGTCGGAGGCGGCCACGATCCGTCCGGCGCGATTGTAGAGCAAGAACCGATGGAAGTACGGATCGCCGTCGATGGCGTGCAGCACCGCAAGGTTGTGCAGCGCGTCGCTCACGGCAGCCTGCTCGGACGAGTCAGGCGCTGGCGCTGCCGCAAGGTTGACCAGGCGCGCACGCTGGTTGGGCTGACCAAGCAAGCTATCCATCACCAGCCCATTGGCCTCGAGCCACCGGTTGATCTGATCGTGCTTCAGCTCAACGACCGACTCTAGCTGGTTGATGACCTGCTGCTCTGTTTGTGCCCGCATCCCGATCAGCGTAAAGACCGTCGCCGTCAGAAGCGGCACCGTTGCCAGGAGAACGAAGCTGGCAACCAGACGCCAGCGCAGCTGGTGCCAGAATGGAAGCGTTCGCTCGGATTCGACATGTGTCATGGGGGGTGTGCTCATGAAGTATCCTACAGAGATAATGGTTTGGCCTGCAAGCCTCATCGCCTGCGCTGTCGCGCCGTACTGGACGTTGCCCGCCAGCCGACGCTATTGCGCGTAGATCTTGTCCAGAAAAGCCAGGGTGTATGCGGCCTTGATGTCGAGCGGCTGCTTCAGCATGCCATGGTCGCGGAGGATCTGGTAGGTAATATCCCACGTCTTCGCGGTCATCAGGCCGGGCTGGCTGCCCATCGGCTTGAGCAGCGGCACCGACTGATACATCGCCTCAGTCTCTTTTCTCAGCTCCAGAGACGGATCGTGGCGTACGGCCAGCGCCGCGACCTGCTGAGGATTCTCCACGGCGGTCTGCATACCCTGGAGCGTCGTCCGCAGGAAACGCTCGACGACATCGGGATGCTCGGCGATCATCTTCTCGGTCGTGAAGATCACGTTTGGATACTCTTCAACACCGTACTCGACCGGCAGAATATTGTTGATCGCGTGGCCTTCCAGCTTAAGCGTGACGACCTCGTTCGTGATAAACGTGTCGATGATGTCCGCCTCTCCGTTGATCAGCGGCGCAGCCGTAAAGTCGGTGCGATCTTCGGTCGTAACCTGCGCGGGATCGACGCCGCTCGCGAGCAGCATGGCGTCCAGGAGCAATTTGCTGTCGGGCGAGATATGAAGGGTCTTGCCGATCAGATCCTGCGGCTTCGTGATCTGCTTCTCAGCCAGCGACGTGAACGCCATTGGATGGCGCTGGTAGATCGAGGCGATTGCCACCACCGGCGCACGATTTGCCCTTGCCTGAACCAGATTACCGCCGCTTGCCACACCAAAATCAGCGTCGCCGCGCAGCACCACCTCGATCGGGTCAATATAGTTCCCCTGGGCATCCTCACCGCCGGGTGTCAGGCGTACGCTGAGCGCCTGATCGGCATAGTAGTGGTGCTCCTCTGCGACATAGAATCCGGCCCACTCGATCGTGTGCAGCCATGAAAGCTGGACGCGGATCGTCGCAGGAGTTAGGGGCGTACGCGCCGTTGGAGCAGCGGAGCTACAACCGGCAAGCACCAGCGCGGCGAGCAGACAGAGGATGAGCATCAGGGTGCTCGTGGGAGCACATACATGTGGGTGGGGCTTCATGGCATTTCCTTTGAGCATTGGATGTATCGCTACGGCAGCACAGCGGAGCAGCCGCGCATGACGTGGCGGCACGAGAGCGCCGAAGCGCCACGAGCGGCTCGTCAAAGAGGTTCAGGCACGCGCCAGTGAGCAGGAAGGGAGGAGGACGAGGTTCTATCGGGGGTGATGTGGGGTGAATTCATGAGACTCCTTAAGCGGTCCAAATATGTTCCTCGAATCATGAGCACCCGGCCTATCGGCGTCAAGGATTGCCCGTAGGTCCTGAGGGCTATCGTGCCGCCGCCAAGATGGCTATGTGCTCCCGGCACGTGGTAGATCAACGAGACTGGCCTTAACGAGGCGGCGTATTCGTCACGAGCGCGTGTAGCTTGTCGCTTCAGGCGATCTGTCATGGAGCCGTGTTCGTCAGCGCCGACTTCTCAGGGGCGAATCTCAGCCGCTCGCAGTTCGGCGCGAAGCAGTTGGATGATTATTCAGATTATCGGTATTCAACGCTGTCAGAATGGTCGTCGTAGGCGTGTTTACGCTGGTTCAAGGCTTCATCGGAACCGTTTTGCAGCCCAATCTCAACCGGATCGACGAGAGCATCCGTACGGGAACGAAGGACTTTAACCTGATCAAAGCGATCGATACGCAGTTTCTCGTGTCATTCCGTTATGTCAACATCTTCCGACGAACCGATGCGGATTAGAACGCATGACGCTACAGGGAATCGTCCTCGGCAGCGCGCTCGTCTGCGTCGCGTTCACTATGGTCTGCTCGATCTGGTTTTGCTGCGGCCAGCATATGTTCAACGTCAGGTGGCGTACGCAACGCATCAGACAGTCGACGCAAGGCTCGCGCGATCGAGGCTGCGCTCCGGCGCGCGATCACTGCGCATCGGCACTGCCTGCGTGGTCCGGTGCGGCGGTCAGCATGCGCAGTTGCGGCTCGACCTTCGCCGCCAGCACGCGAACCTCACTGGCTTCGCGCAATAGTCCCTCGATGGCGCCGCCGAGTGCGCCCATGAGCGCATCGCGCTCCAGCGACGTTACCAGCGCACTCATAAAGCCGACGCGCACCTCGGAAGGCAGATCATCGAATCCCCGGCCATGAACCGCTGGCAGGCCGCGTCGACGACACGCAAGGCTGAGCGCATAGTCGCGCACGCCGCTGATCCAGTACTCGGCTTGCCAGGAGCGACCCCGCTCGATACAAAAACGCGCGCGCAGCGCGTGATGCACGGCGTAGCCGAAGAGTTCGTGCGCGGATGGCGATGGGGCGTAGGGCTTCTCCACAGCAGTTCCGAAGAGGATCTTGAACTTCGGGCCGCTGGCCCCGAATGTGGATGCCGGCGTGAACGAGAGATCAAACTGGAGGCAGCCAGGGAGCAAGAAGACTCGATAGATCGTTGCTCCGCTGGGCAGGTCAAACAGGTGCGTCGCGTCGAACTCATCGACGATGACGCGCGTCCAGTCTGCAAGCACCTCATGCAGCGGGATGGTGTCTGCGACCGCAAACGTCAGGTCGAGATCGGACCATCGATCGCCCTCATCGTGCGCGAGCGAACCAACGATCGCTCCAGCGACGACTCGCGTATCGGATGCAGCCAGGTGGAGCACCCGGTCGCGAATGCGCTGACGGTCACTGACGCTGAACATGGCTCCATCCTTTCACGTGACTTCTGGCAGCGGGGCATCGCTCCACCCTTCGCCCGTGCCCGACCCTGGCACCTTCACAGTAGAGACGATGTGAGCAGGCTCCGGGCAGTACGGCGCGGCATCGTGGGCTGCTGCACTCCTTCACCGAGCGGGCAGCCCTGGGCAAAAAGCTCGGCGCCGCCGTGCTCATCGGGAAAGGAGTCGCTCGATGAGCTGCCAATACGAGACGGGTGCCACGCGCGTAAGCACCGCGATGATCTTCGCATCCGTGCCGACCAGCACCCGCGCTTTCCGGCGCTCGATGCCTCGCACGATCGTCTCGCCCGCGACCTCCGGCGGCAATTTCAGCAGCTTGCGCGCTGCGGCCCGCTGACGTGCCACCTCCTCGGCGGATACACCCAGCGGGACCCGCGCGCTGTCCGCGATGGCGGTCGCCACCCC
This genomic interval carries:
- a CDS encoding ABC-2 family transporter protein, encoding MVVVGVFTLVQGFIGTVLQPNLNRIDESIRTGTKDFNLIKAIDTQFLVSFRYVNIFRRTDAD
- a CDS encoding ABC transporter substrate-binding protein, coding for MLILCLLAALVLAGCSSAAPTARTPLTPATIRVQLSWLHTIEWAGFYVAEEHHYYADQALSVRLTPGGEDAQGNYIDPIEVVLRGDADFGVASGGNLVQARANRAPVVAIASIYQRHPMAFTSLAEKQITKPQDLIGKTLHISPDSKLLLDAMLLASGVDPAQVTTEDRTDFTAAPLINGEADIIDTFITNEVVTLKLEGHAINNILPVEYGVEEYPNVIFTTEKMIAEHPDVVERFLRTTLQGMQTAVENPQQVAALAVRHDPSLELRKETEAMYQSVPLLKPMGSQPGLMTAKTWDITYQILRDHGMLKQPLDIKAAYTLAFLDKIYAQ
- a CDS encoding cache domain-containing protein yields the protein MSTPPMTHVESERTLPFWHQLRWRLVASFVLLATVPLLTATVFTLIGMRAQTEQQVINQLESVVELKHDQINRWLEANGLVMDSLLGQPNQRARLVNLAAAPAPDSSEQAAVSDALHNLAVLHAIDGDPYFHRFLLYNRAGRIVAASDTTDIGKVVMNQPYFASSLEEAYVQPPYYAVGSDTLSMIITHPLRDQQGQTIGVLAGQVNLQALGQIMLTRTGLGESGETYLVSEENNYL